In the genome of Anabas testudineus chromosome 4, fAnaTes1.2, whole genome shotgun sequence, one region contains:
- the LOC113152543 gene encoding cornifelin homolog B-like, whose amino-acid sequence MANSSDDWSSDLFGCFSSVTTCCYGFWCCPCLAFTVSKEFEENRCFPLYDLLFPAAGLSLRVTMRNRYGIKGSLCSDVAISCFCGLCSWCQMHRELDIRKGNTS is encoded by the exons ATGGCAAACTCCTCGGACGACTGGAGTAGTGATCTCTTTGGCTGCTTTTCAAGTGTGACTACCT GTTGCTATGGTTTCTGGTGCTGCCCTTGCCTTGCATTCACAGTTTCAAAAGAATTTGAAGAGAACCGTTGTTTCCCACTATACGACCtactgtttcctgctgcagggcTGTCTCTAAGGGTCACCATGCGAAACAGATACGGCATCAAG GGTTCTCTCTGTTCTGACGTTgcaatttcctgtttctgtgggtTGTGCTCCTGGTGTCAAATGCATCGTGAGCTAGACATTCGCAAAGGTAACACCAGCTGA